One stretch of Girardinichthys multiradiatus isolate DD_20200921_A chromosome 2, DD_fGirMul_XY1, whole genome shotgun sequence DNA includes these proteins:
- the gatd1 gene encoding glutamine amidotransferase-like class 1 domain-containing protein 1, with protein MSAKPTCLIVASASPQGVSAKSFLQCFSLCSTTFNLQTATPGGKTIDFVGVDESTARWVQDFNVKSYATPAKLESIDGARYQALLIPDCPGAPSDLAHSGSMHRILTQFISQQKPMCAVGQGVSALCCATEGQTWIFGGYSLTGPSVFELVRQPDFANLPLIVEDFVKDSGGSYTASQEDSVHVVVDRHLITGQNLQSTSLAVNNLILLCKAK; from the exons ATGTCTGCGAAACCAACCTGTTTAATAGTGGCCAGCGCTTCTCCTCAAG GGGTCTCAGCCAAATCGTTTCTTCAGTGCTTCAGTCTTTGCAGCACAACTTTCAATCTGCAGACCGCCACACCGGGG GGGAAGACAATAGACTTTGTGGGAGTTGATGAAAGCACAGCCAGATGGGTGCAGGACTTTAATGTGAAGTCCTACGCAACACCAGCCAAACTCGAATCTATAGATG GTGCCAGATACCAGGCGCTGCTCATCCCAGACTGCCCCGGAGCGCCGAGCGACCTGGCACACAGCGGCTCCATGCACCGAATTCTCACACAGTTTATCTCCCAGCAAA AGCCCATGTGTGCTGTTGGACAGGGAGTGTCAGCGCTGTGCTGTGCCACCGAGGGCCAGACGTGGATTTTCGGTGGTTACAGCTTAACAGGG CCGTCTGTGTTTGAATTGGTGCGTCAGCCCGACTTTGCCAACCTTCCCCTTATTGTGGAAGATTTTGTGAAAGACAGCGGCGGATCTTATACAG CAAGTCAAGAAGATAGCGTGCATGTAGTTGTGGACAGACATCTAATAACTGGACAGAATCTGCAGTCGACATCACTTGCTGTGAATAATCTCATCCTCCTTTGTAAAGCTAAATAA